The Triticum aestivum cultivar Chinese Spring chromosome 3A, IWGSC CS RefSeq v2.1, whole genome shotgun sequence genome includes a region encoding these proteins:
- the LOC123059946 gene encoding uncharacterized protein — protein sequence MASPQQSPPAKKPPPLPPTTISALDLDTLREIFLCLPSLPSLARAALSCRTFLDAVRSSPAFRRRFRALHPPPLLGHFLTTQDTTIPTFVPLRSRSDPDIAAAVRGADFFLTRLPVLEDGAVPVPAPVSAPEDNGDGVSIPFPAPAPEDDGEDAVSGSEDDDEDPIPDPEWSIDDCRDGFVVLHNWSTQQIAVYNPLARTLDLFPLPPRREDCEGQYSDYYILAEEEEEDYLPYRVVCVWHSERGARAMVLSSDTSKWQIFPWVDIDGLWPQTGKLVNGCIYWTIGMNDARVLNTATMQFSRMDKPPRRRGNEILTAGKTKDGRLCVVCAPLGPLTFESVLAVWIRRADDDGVERWMLDKSLPLQEIAGIVRCEFKEDNVKYQVTVRTIIDGFVYFSAYCGVWQHHHSTLWLLSFCLETAALNKLGRILSGVSYPYIMPWPRSLVGTQQAN from the exons ATGGCCTCGCCGCAGCAGTCGCCGCCGGCGAAGAAACCCCCACCACTCCCCCCGACGACCATAAGCGCCCTGGACCTAGACACCCTGCGCGAGATCTTCCTCTGCCTCCCCTCTCTCCCGAGCCTCGCCCGCGCCGCCCTCAGCTGCCGCACCTTCTTGGACGCCGTCCGTTCATCGCCCGCTTTCCGCCGCCGGTTCCGTGCGCTCCACCCACCCCCGCTCCTAGGCCACTTCCTCACCACCCAAGACACCACCATCCCCACCTTCGTGCCCCTCCGCAGCCGCTCCGACCCGGACATAGCGGCGGCGGTACGCGGCGCCGATTTCTTCCTCACCCGCCTCCCAGTCCTCGAAGACGGCGCCGTGCCCGTTCCTGCACCCGTCTCCGCCCCCGAAGACAACGGGGATGGCGTGTCCATTCCTTTCCCCGCCCCCGCACCCGAAGACGACGGCGAGGATGCCGTCTCCGGCtctgaagacgacgacgaggatccCATCCCCGACCCCGAGTGGTCAATCGACGACTGCCGCGACGGATTCGTCGTTCTCCACAACTGGAGCACTCAGCAGATCGCCGTCTACAACCCGCTCGCCCGGACCCTGGACCTCTTCCCCCTGCCGCCCCGCCGGGAGGACTGCGAGGGCCAGTATTCTGATTACTACATCCtcgccgaggaagaagaagaagactacttGCCGTATCGCGTCGTGTGCGTCTGGCACAGCGAACGCGGGGCGCGCGCCATGGTTTTATCATCGGACACCAGCAAGTGGCAGATTTTCCCATGGGTAGACATTGATGGGCTCTGGCCTCAAACTGGTAAGCTGGTGAATGGCTGCATCTATTGGACCATTGGGATGAATGATGCCCGTGTGCTTAACACTGCTACAATGCAATTCTCTCGGATGGATAAGCCGCCACGCAGGAGAGGGAATGAGATATTGACGGCTGGTAAGACCAAGGATGGAAGACTCTGTGTGGTCTGCGCACCTTTGGGGCCACTGACATTTGAATCCGTGCTTGCTGTTTGGATTCGGAGAGCCgatgatgatggcgtcgagaggTGGATGTTGGATAAGTCACTCCCCTTGCAGGAGATAGCTGGAATCGTTCGGTGTGAATTCAAGGAAGACAATGTTAAATATCAAGTGACTGTTAGGACGATTATCGATGGATTTGTGTACTTCTCTGCTTATTGTGGGGTGTGGCAGCATCATCATTCGACACTCTGGCTCCTATCATTCTGCTTGGAAACAGCGGCGCTGAACAAGCTTGGGCGTATCCTTAGTGGTGTTTCCTATCCCTACATCATGCCGTGGCCTCGTTCTTTGGTTGGTACACAGCAAG CAAACTAG
- the LOC123057649 gene encoding uncharacterized protein has translation MRRRTSVSTLLLHLPTNAPGPSCCSPPPRICINKTWQLLQSTSFNSSRSTPPRSHKLAAKSPRSIEPEMALDAAAAGHLDRSHQPTSAQRGLVAAPLMGIGHYLQLQVASTCSCREHRLAAGGGVDLKLATHGTMTYCHNGPPPTAGAPAPRPFNYATSGRSTMPPAIVDSICFLPLYAASSMSYSPLLCLEERRELVQLWLLLCCVMPLNNAMQSSGENLQVTTPVVAISARADPTPVENSSTQKAQVVD, from the exons ATGCGGCGTCGGACTAGCGTATCCACGCTGCTCCTCCACCTCCCGACCAATGCCCCCGGCCCCTCCTGCTGCTCACCTCCTCCTCGCATATGCATCAACAAAACATGGCAGCTGCTGCAGTCCACATCATTCAACAGTAGCAGGTCAACTCCTCCAAGGTCACACAAGCTCGCCGCCAAAAGCCCACGGTCTATTGAGCCAGAGATGGCACTGGACGCTGCCGCGGCCGGTCATCTGGATCGGAGCCACCAACCCACGTCCGCACAGAGGGGGCTGGTAGCAGCCCCGTTGATGGGGATTGGGCACTATCTGCAGCTACAAGTGGCATCGACCTGCAGCTGCAGGGAGCATCGACTTGCAGCTGGAGGAGGTGTCGACCTAAAGCTCGCCACCCACGGCACTATGACCTACTGCCACAACGGTCCACCACCTACAGCCGGCGCCCCAGCGCCTCGGCCGTTCAACTATGCCACCTCAGGCCGTTCAACTATGCCCCCCGCCATCGTCGACTCCATTTGCTTCCTTCCGCTCTACGCGGCCAGCTCCATGAGCTACTCGCCTCTACTCTGTTTAGAAGAGCGTCGTGAGCTCGTCCAACTATGGCTGCTTCTCTGCTG TGTCATGCCGTTAAATAATGCCATGCAATCATCAGGTGAAAACCTGCAGGTGACAACTCCTGTTGTGGCCATTTCTGCTCGGGCAGATCCCACTCCTGTTGAGAATAGCAGCACACAAAAGGCTCAAGTTGTCGATTAG